In Nicotiana tabacum cultivar K326 chromosome 2, ASM71507v2, whole genome shotgun sequence, the following proteins share a genomic window:
- the LOC107781102 gene encoding uncharacterized protein LOC107781102, with protein sequence MAKEKSASFVTDVSQAKKILAKKMQELNKELIVNEIFVRIPGSPSNFKLGPCFKATLPPELSPLYPLAEGEKLLLHSVEPDWFNGKYLKSRPSASRDWIDWVDRVEKAKREVWKSADIYDAIQLTKNVIPVDKNLVYASLCYWSISTNSFHFRFGMMGPTVLDIVAFTGLRPHGEEVSAILGMAGSTCDFTKYGKIYDNALLYHNYLDASEGEIAVTEEEHISFLFAWLYDHLFCDSSVNMIKQCTKLAFALATGRKLSLAPFLLSNLYHGCADIINGKFQYERGPLWILQFWLQSYFPEFRPATLDYGNAPICGFPLAEGALRYKSFKEYFNFFRKCSSRTASQFTPFYSRKFGPKWFKRSLDPYFQKLNRTELKEIWASYLIARDLPYSILLDESSKCKCGVEHYSPNQFARQFGMTQAVPVHQSASDLSIRREADNIEETESRFSQLKIKFSFVPFNINPSSTMFFDSWWSTYINNRDKTVIGVLRKISVHLTPCVTPLSPSDRQEVAAPKSIGVKGNSQSAVKLGQSMKRKYKGDSIPPQSLVQKDEPLQQKNLHDAGIKIPTGTLCKKMKTSPRKMPLPGTTPTIPSTSVVPTPANEDRIKTSVQVSADDTPISTSCSTSDDEDGEEGTVSPLLAKTRSKTPDITEPPDCPVKFHNLEDFFARVSGQIKRAQSRSFSADQSSSKDDKISATQKPTPSAEMLATAKDDIERLLVMPSEDLLLPKNCSTLNAALSTYAATPNLSAERVLALWKFKENLPQLFLTLRRAKKDQEEYYKEAAKKVLLVDELTKGQECYTNLKDCNDKLECTISKSKANLKDTKTKRKAIQVQLLSLAKKCFEKSTALDEMEADFPLREEMKKLADSDVARVEESLRGFKSKIIE encoded by the exons ATGGCAAAAGAGAAAAGTGCAAGCTTCGTTACTGATGTTTCCCAGGCAAAGAAAATTTTGGCCAAGAAAATGCAAGAGTTAAACAAAGAGCTGATCGTTAACGAGATATTTGTTCGTATTCCTGGATCACCCTCTAATTTTAAATTAGGCCCATGTTTTAAGGCTACGCTTCCTCCGGAGCTCTCTCCTCTTTACCCCTTAGCTGAAGGAGAGAAGCTACTTCTACACTCCGTGGAACCTGATTGGTTCAATGGTAAGTATTTGAAGTCACGGCCTTCTGCAAGTAGAGATTGGATTGATTGGGTAGATAGAGTTGAGAAGGCCAAGCGGGAGGTGTGGAAATCAGCTGATATATATGATGCCATTCAGTTGACAAAAAATGTTATCCCCGTGGACAAAAACCTTGTTTATGCTTCCTTGTGCTATTGGTCAATCTCCACAAACTCGTTCCACTTCAGATTTGGCATGATGGGGCCAACAGTACTAGATATTGTTGCCTTTACCGGACTTAGGCCACATGGCGAGGAAGTCAGTGCCATTCTTGGGATGGCTGGATCAACTTGTGATTTTACCAAGTATGGAAAAATTTATGATAATGCCTTATTATACCACAATTATCTCGACGCGTCAGAGGGAGAAATAGCTGTGACAGAGGAAGAACATATATCTTTTCTGTTTGCGTGGCTCTACGATCATCTGTTTTGTGACTCTTCTGTAAACATGATCAAGCAATGCACAAAACTGGCATTTGCTCTTGCTACGGGTAGAAAGCTTTCTTTGGCACCGTTTCTCTTGTCTAATTTATATCATGGATGCGCTGACATCATTAATGGCAAGTTTCAGTATGAAAGAGGTCCATTATGGATCTTGCAGTTCTGGCTACAGTCTTACTTTCCAGAATTTCGACCTGCGACCTTGGATTACGGTAATGCTCCAATCTGTGGGTTTCCCTTGGCTGAAGGTGCATTGAGATATAAATCATTCAAGGAATACTTTAATTTCTTTCGTAAATGCTCATCGAGAACAGCCAGCCAATTCACGCCATTTTATTCTAGGAAGTTTGGACCTAAGTGGTTTAAAAGGTCACTTGATCCTTACTTCCAAAAACTTAATAGGACAGAGTTAAAAGAGATTTGGGCTAGTTATCTTATTGCTCGAGACCTCCCGTACAGTATCCTTCTAGATGAATCCTCGAAGTGCAAATGTGGGGTAGAACATTATTCTCCGAATCAGTTTGCTCGACAGTTTGGCATGACTCAGGCTGTTCCCGTCCACCAATCAGCCAGTGATCTTTCAATCAGAAGAGAGGCAGATAACATTGAAGAAACTGAATCAAGGTTTTcccaattaaaaataaaattctcaTTTGTTCCATTTAATATTAATCCGAGCTCTAcgatgttctttgattcctggtGGTCCACTTATATCAACAATCGGGACAAGACTGTTATTGGTGTCCTCAGGAAGATCTCAGTCCATCTGACACCCTGTGTTACGCCTCTCAGTCCATCTGACAGGCAAGAAGTTGCTGCTCCAAAGTCCATTGGTGTTAAAGGCAATTCTCAGTCTGCAGTAAAATTGGGACAGAGTATGAAGAGAAAATATAAAG GGGATAGTATTCCACCACAATCTTTGGTACAGAAAGATGAGCCCTTACAACAAAAGAACTTACATGACGCGGGTATAAAGATACCTACGGGAACATTATGCAAG AAGATGAAGACTTCCCCGAGGAAAATGCCACTACCAGGCACAACTCCTACCATACCTTCTACATCAGTCGTTCCTACTCCTGCTAATGAAGACAGGATTAAGACATCCGTCCAAGTTTCTGCTGATGATACACCAATCTCCACCTCGTGTTCCACTTCTGATGACGAA GATGGTGAGGAAGGCACAGTTTCCCCATTATTAGCCAAGACCAGAAGCAAGACACCTGATATTACTGAACCACCTGACTGCCCTGTAAAATTTCATAATCTAGAAGACTTCTTTGCTCGAGTTAGTGGACAAATTAAACGAGCTCAATCTCGCAGTTTTTCTGCTGATCAATCTTCTTCCAAAGATGACAAGATATCCGCCACGCAAAAGCCTACACCGTCAGCAGAAATGCTTGCCACTGCGAAAGATGACATTGAGAGATTACTAGTCATGCCTTCTGAAGACTTGCTTCTACCCAAAAATTGTTCAACATTAAATGCAGCACTATCGACATATGCTGCAACACCGAATTTATCGGCTGAGAGAGTGCTTGCCTTGTGGAAATTCAAAGAGAACCTTCCGCAACTTTTCTTAACCTTGCGTAGAGCTAAGAAGGACCAAGAGGAGTATTATAAGGAGGCTGCCAAGAAAGTGCTCCTCGTCGATGAGCTCACAAAAGGTCAGGAATGCTACACCAACCTCAAAGATTGCAATGACAAGCTTGAATGTACAATCAGCAAGTCGAAGGCAAACTTGAAGGATacaaagacaaaaagaaaagcaaTCCAAGTGCAACTATTGAGTTTGGCTAAGAAGTGTTTTGAAAAGTCTACTGCTCTTGATGAAATGGAAGCTGACTTTCCTCTCCGGGAGGAGATGAAGAAGCTAGCTGATTCTGATGTTGCCCGAGTGGAAGAAAGTTTGAGAGGCTTCAAGAGTAAGATAATCGAGTGA